The following proteins are co-located in the Noviherbaspirillum sp. UKPF54 genome:
- a CDS encoding 2Fe-2S iron-sulfur cluster-binding protein: MTLLDAAARAGLRLPSSCRNGTCRACMCRVASGRVSYRIEWPGLLPEEKAQGFILPCVALAESDLVIEAPRAARDSAAGAHPA; encoded by the coding sequence ATGACGCTGCTCGACGCCGCCGCGCGCGCCGGGCTGCGGCTGCCGAGCTCCTGCCGCAACGGCACTTGCCGCGCGTGCATGTGCCGCGTCGCGAGCGGGCGCGTGAGCTACCGCATCGAATGGCCGGGCTTGCTGCCGGAAGAAAAGGCGCAGGGCTTCATCCTGCCGTGCGTGGCGCTGGCCGAGTCCGACCTTGTCATCGAGGCGCCGCGGGCGGCGCGGGACAGCGCCGCTGGCGCGCACCCAGCCTGA
- a CDS encoding DUF1294 domain-containing protein, with translation MTLLAYYLAASIATFAFYAHDKSAARKAHWRTPEITLHMLGLLGGWPGALAAQRLLRHKSSKGSFLVVFWMTVALHCVAAGWLLWLSLRSAA, from the coding sequence ATGACCCTGCTCGCCTACTATCTCGCCGCGAGCATCGCCACGTTCGCGTTCTATGCGCACGACAAGTCGGCGGCGAGAAAGGCGCACTGGCGCACGCCGGAAATCACGCTGCACATGCTGGGGCTGCTCGGCGGCTGGCCGGGCGCGCTCGCGGCGCAGCGCCTGCTGCGTCACAAGTCGTCCAAAGGCTCGTTCCTGGTGGTGTTCTGGATGACGGTCGCGCTGCATTGCGTCGCCGCCGGATGGCTGCTGTGGCTGTCCTTGCGGAGCGCGGCGTGA
- a CDS encoding VOC family protein, producing the protein MKIDRIDHIVLTVRDIDATCDFYSTALGMDVVTFGQGRKALAFGAQKINLHQHGAEFEPKALLPTPGSADLCLITSVPLAEAMAHLARCGVAIEDGPVQRTGATGPIRSVYFRDPDRNLIEVSNYL; encoded by the coding sequence ATGAAGATAGACAGAATCGACCACATCGTTCTCACCGTGCGCGACATCGATGCCACCTGCGATTTCTATTCGACCGCGCTCGGCATGGACGTGGTGACTTTCGGACAGGGCAGGAAGGCGCTCGCCTTCGGTGCCCAGAAAATCAACCTGCACCAGCATGGCGCCGAGTTCGAGCCGAAGGCCTTGCTGCCCACGCCCGGCTCGGCCGACCTGTGCCTGATCACCTCGGTGCCGCTGGCCGAGGCGATGGCGCACCTGGCGCGCTGCGGCGTGGCGATCGAGGATGGCCCGGTCCAGAGGACGGGCGCGACCGGCCCGATCCGTTCCGTGTACTTCCGCGACCCGGACCGCAACCTGATCGAAGTGTCGAACTATCTATGA
- a CDS encoding carboxylesterase, protein MLRKLLQLAAAALAFAAAVLPLNGACAGAAPIGVVIMHGKGGSPDKHVNGLASALAEKGFLVANLDMPWSARRDYDVDVGAAEGELESALAALRAKGARAVFVAGHSQGGVFALYFASRHAVDGIIAIAPGGDVSSPAFVEKLAEPVARARQLVAEGKGAEKARFADYEGAKGVYPVVTTAASYLSWFDPDGAMGRAGAPGNVKPQVPVLYIAPSGDYPALARSKQARFAALPRNPLNRLYEPNASHIGAPAASADEIARWTAEVSDAVR, encoded by the coding sequence ATGCTGCGCAAGCTTTTGCAACTTGCCGCCGCCGCTCTGGCCTTTGCCGCGGCCGTCTTGCCATTGAATGGCGCGTGCGCCGGCGCGGCGCCCATCGGCGTCGTGATCATGCACGGCAAGGGCGGCTCGCCGGACAAGCATGTCAACGGCCTGGCTTCCGCCCTGGCGGAAAAAGGCTTCCTCGTGGCGAACCTCGACATGCCCTGGTCCGCCCGGCGCGATTACGACGTGGATGTCGGTGCCGCCGAAGGCGAGCTGGAATCGGCGCTGGCTGCGCTGCGCGCCAAGGGCGCGCGCGCGGTGTTCGTCGCCGGCCACAGCCAGGGTGGCGTGTTTGCGTTGTACTTCGCCTCCCGCCACGCGGTCGACGGCATCATCGCCATCGCGCCGGGCGGCGATGTCAGCAGCCCAGCCTTCGTGGAAAAGCTGGCCGAGCCGGTGGCGCGCGCGCGCCAGCTGGTGGCCGAAGGCAAGGGCGCTGAAAAGGCCCGCTTCGCCGACTACGAAGGAGCGAAGGGCGTCTACCCGGTCGTCACCACCGCCGCCTCCTACCTCAGCTGGTTCGACCCGGACGGGGCGATGGGCCGGGCCGGTGCGCCGGGCAACGTGAAGCCGCAGGTGCCGGTGCTGTACATCGCGCCCAGCGGCGACTATCCAGCGCTGGCCAGGAGCAAGCAGGCTCGCTTCGCCGCCCTTCCCCGCAATCCGCTCAACCGGCTGTACGAGCCGAATGCGAGCCATATCGGCGCGCCTGCGGCTTCGGCCGACGAAATCGCACGCTGGACTGCCGAAGTGAGCGATGCCGTCCGCTAA
- a CDS encoding triacylglycerol lipase: MKKTSHIRPADLRALARLATDATLGIVDLVEDVHHNVLHPARQTAPVPRRTRGITGLVYGAVRGATRVLGDGADAALARLVPLFGERASSPQREAVLAALNGILGDHMLKSGNSLAIRMQMRRGGQPLKLERAALSNAIPQAGGKIVVLLHGLCMNDLQWKRQGHSHGAALERDFGYTALYLHYNTGLHVSSNGRTLAALLEQLVEQWPQPVEELVLVCHSMGGLVARSACHYAAEENLVWLPRLKRLVCMGTPHHGAPLERIGNWVDTILQAIPYVAPFARLGMLRSAGITDLRHGNLLDADWEGRNRFVRTEDMRSFVPLPAGVRSYAMAAMLGKDTADISNLLLGDGLVPLDSALGRHADPERTLPFPASHLSIVYETGHLDLLGSPRVYEQLREWFVAPDV; encoded by the coding sequence ATGAAAAAGACAAGTCATATTCGTCCCGCCGACCTGCGCGCGCTGGCGCGGCTGGCGACCGACGCCACGCTCGGCATCGTCGATCTGGTGGAAGACGTCCATCACAATGTTCTGCATCCGGCGCGCCAGACCGCCCCGGTGCCGCGCCGCACGCGCGGCATCACCGGACTGGTCTACGGAGCCGTGCGCGGCGCCACCCGCGTGCTCGGCGATGGCGCCGATGCCGCCCTGGCCCGGCTCGTGCCCTTGTTCGGCGAACGCGCCTCGTCGCCGCAGCGCGAGGCGGTGCTGGCCGCATTGAACGGCATCCTCGGCGACCACATGCTCAAGAGCGGCAATTCGCTCGCGATCCGCATGCAGATGCGGCGCGGAGGCCAGCCCTTGAAGCTCGAGCGCGCGGCATTGAGCAATGCGATTCCCCAGGCCGGCGGCAAGATCGTCGTGCTGCTGCACGGGCTGTGCATGAACGACCTGCAGTGGAAGCGCCAGGGGCACAGCCACGGCGCGGCGCTGGAGCGCGATTTCGGCTACACCGCGCTTTACCTGCACTACAACACCGGCCTGCATGTGTCGTCCAACGGCCGCACGCTGGCCGCGCTGCTCGAACAGCTCGTCGAGCAATGGCCGCAGCCGGTGGAAGAACTGGTGCTGGTGTGCCACAGCATGGGCGGCCTGGTGGCGCGCAGCGCCTGCCATTACGCGGCCGAGGAAAATCTGGTGTGGCTGCCGCGCCTGAAGCGGCTGGTGTGCATGGGCACGCCGCATCACGGCGCGCCGCTGGAGCGCATCGGCAACTGGGTCGACACGATCCTGCAGGCCATTCCCTATGTCGCGCCGTTCGCGCGCCTGGGCATGCTGCGCAGTGCCGGCATCACCGACCTGCGGCATGGCAATCTGCTCGATGCCGACTGGGAGGGGCGCAACCGCTTCGTGCGCACCGAGGACATGCGCAGCTTCGTGCCGCTGCCTGCCGGCGTGCGCAGCTATGCGATGGCCGCGATGCTGGGCAAGGATACCGCGGACATCAGCAACCTCTTGCTCGGCGACGGCCTGGTGCCGCTCGACAGCGCGCTCGGGCGGCATGCCGACCCGGAGCGCACCCTGCCGTTTCCGGCGTCGCATCTGTCGATCGTCTACGAGACCGGTCATCTCGACCTGCTCGGCAGCCCGCGCGTGTACGAGCAGCTGCGCGAGTGGTTCGTCGCGCCCGACGTTTAA
- a CDS encoding Dps family protein has product MQIDIGISEHHRRDIVDGLSRLLADTYTLYLKTHNFHWNVTGPMFQTLHLMFETQYTELAQAVDVIAERIRALGSPAPGTYSMFAALTSIQEPDGVPAAQEMIRQLVADQETVARNARAMFKAVDAAGDESTADLLTQRMQVHEKTAWMLRSLLEEK; this is encoded by the coding sequence ATGCAAATCGATATCGGCATTTCCGAACACCACCGCCGCGACATCGTCGACGGCCTGTCGCGCCTGCTGGCCGACACCTACACCCTCTACCTGAAGACGCACAATTTCCACTGGAACGTTACCGGCCCGATGTTCCAGACCCTGCACCTGATGTTCGAGACGCAATACACCGAGCTGGCGCAGGCGGTGGATGTGATCGCGGAAAGGATACGCGCGCTCGGCAGCCCGGCGCCGGGCACTTATTCGATGTTCGCCGCGCTGACCAGCATCCAGGAGCCGGACGGCGTGCCGGCGGCGCAGGAAATGATCCGGCAGTTGGTGGCGGACCAGGAAACGGTGGCGCGCAATGCGCGCGCGATGTTCAAGGCGGTCGACGCAGCCGGCGACGAGTCGACCGCCGACCTGCTCACGCAGCGCATGCAGGTGCATGAAAAGACGGCGTGGATGCTGCGCTCGCTGCTGGAAGAGAAATAG
- a CDS encoding penicillin-binding protein 1A encodes MPDPSPVFGEDKPRGKTILRHIAHHLVSLFGALFILGFAAVIVAVAYLAKIAPTTPSVAALLAARTAEPSILLSASGTQLATFSRGQQERVPLERISPYVVQALVATEDHRFYEHRGVDFARTLSAVVHTLQGDQQGGSTITQQLVRNMFPEEIGRSRTIDRKLREIITALKIEQAYTKEQILETYLNTVPFLYNVVGIEMAARTYYDKPAAELDALESATLIGMLKGTSYYNPIINPDRALKRRNVVLAQMVKRNVLSAAQFDAMREQPLQVKLTRQPDPLGVAPHFAAYARRFLIEWADQHDYNLYTDGLVVESTIDDRLQDAAAEAVARQSQVLQNIADVEWGQSAERVASHAPSAYATLRKRVEPFRHFWQARRDLLDTFIRETPEYRKALARGHKDAAALARLKASPNFMARLREAKTRLEAGFVAVEPFSGEIKAWVGSRDFDVDQFDHVAQAERQPGSTFKPLVYGAALEQGLSPERAYLDRTVEFRAPDGSLWRPSDMGGASGRMMSMREGLIYSKNTITAQVMQDAGIPSIITLARAAGIRQSRLDPVPSLALGTSAVTLLEMVTSYATIAQVGEYRKPVFIKRIKDRDGHVLADFRTEGTQAMSEDTAVELIDMMRGVVKRGTGTVVRDRFGIVADIAGKTGTTQNNTDGWFILMHPNLVAGAWVGFNDSRVTMRSDYWGQGGHNAALLVGDFFRDMLKQKLIDTKAKFPQPKRPPPLIVAAPPQDAAGADVSSSSGDSGAPDAAPLDTSALPPGYGVVTTRDGSTTLVIGPDGIEAVRRRDEQSPNDALGNFLSKLGRSGAGQAFSEPGR; translated from the coding sequence ATGCCAGATCCCTCCCCTGTTTTCGGAGAAGACAAGCCGCGCGGCAAAACAATCCTGCGCCACATCGCCCACCATCTCGTCAGCCTGTTCGGCGCGCTGTTCATCCTCGGTTTTGCCGCCGTCATCGTCGCCGTCGCGTATCTCGCCAAGATCGCGCCGACCACGCCCAGCGTCGCCGCCCTCCTGGCCGCGCGCACGGCCGAGCCCAGCATCCTGCTGTCGGCCTCCGGCACGCAGCTGGCCACGTTCTCGCGCGGCCAGCAGGAGCGCGTTCCGCTGGAGCGGATTTCGCCCTACGTGGTCCAGGCCCTGGTCGCCACCGAGGACCACCGCTTTTACGAGCATCGCGGCGTGGACTTCGCGCGCACGCTGTCGGCCGTCGTGCACACGCTGCAGGGAGACCAGCAGGGCGGCTCGACCATCACGCAGCAACTGGTGCGCAACATGTTCCCGGAAGAGATAGGCCGTTCGCGCACCATCGACCGCAAGCTGCGTGAAATCATCACCGCGCTCAAGATCGAACAGGCCTATACCAAGGAGCAAATCCTCGAAACCTACCTCAACACCGTGCCCTTCCTGTACAACGTGGTCGGCATCGAGATGGCGGCGCGCACCTATTACGACAAGCCGGCCGCCGAGCTCGACGCGCTGGAGAGCGCCACCCTGATCGGCATGTTGAAGGGCACCAGCTACTACAACCCGATCATCAATCCCGACCGCGCCTTAAAGCGCCGCAACGTGGTGCTGGCGCAGATGGTCAAGCGCAATGTGCTGTCCGCGGCGCAGTTCGACGCCATGCGCGAGCAGCCGCTGCAGGTCAAGCTCACGCGCCAGCCCGACCCGCTCGGCGTGGCGCCCCACTTCGCCGCCTATGCGCGCCGCTTCCTGATCGAGTGGGCCGACCAGCACGACTACAACCTCTATACCGACGGCCTGGTGGTGGAAAGCACCATCGACGACCGCCTGCAGGACGCCGCCGCCGAGGCCGTCGCGCGCCAGTCGCAGGTGTTGCAGAACATCGCCGACGTCGAATGGGGCCAGAGCGCCGAGCGCGTCGCGTCCCATGCGCCGAGCGCCTACGCCACGCTGCGCAAGCGGGTCGAACCGTTCCGGCATTTCTGGCAGGCGCGGCGCGACCTGCTCGACACCTTCATCCGCGAGACGCCCGAATACCGCAAGGCGCTTGCGCGCGGCCACAAGGATGCGGCGGCGCTGGCGCGCCTGAAAGCCAGCCCGAACTTCATGGCGCGCCTGCGCGAGGCCAAGACGCGGCTGGAGGCCGGCTTCGTCGCGGTCGAGCCGTTTTCCGGCGAGATCAAGGCCTGGGTCGGCAGCCGCGATTTCGACGTCGACCAGTTCGACCACGTCGCGCAGGCCGAGCGCCAGCCCGGCTCCACCTTCAAGCCGCTGGTCTACGGCGCCGCGCTGGAGCAGGGACTGAGCCCGGAGCGCGCCTACCTCGACCGCACCGTCGAGTTCCGCGCGCCCGACGGCTCGCTGTGGCGCCCCTCCGACATGGGCGGCGCGTCCGGCCGGATGATGAGCATGCGCGAGGGCCTGATCTATTCCAAGAACACCATCACCGCGCAAGTGATGCAGGATGCCGGCATCCCTTCCATCATCACCCTGGCGCGCGCCGCCGGCATCCGGCAAAGCCGGCTCGACCCGGTGCCGTCGCTCGCGCTCGGCACCAGCGCGGTGACGCTGCTGGAAATGGTGACTTCCTACGCCACCATCGCCCAGGTCGGCGAGTACCGCAAGCCGGTGTTCATCAAGCGCATCAAGGACCGCGACGGCCACGTGCTGGCCGACTTCCGCACCGAGGGTACGCAGGCCATGTCGGAAGACACGGCCGTCGAGCTGATTGACATGATGCGCGGCGTCGTCAAGCGCGGCACCGGCACCGTGGTGCGGGATCGCTTCGGCATCGTCGCCGACATCGCCGGCAAGACCGGCACCACGCAGAACAACACCGACGGCTGGTTCATCCTGATGCATCCGAACCTGGTGGCCGGCGCCTGGGTCGGCTTCAACGATTCGCGCGTGACCATGCGCAGCGACTATTGGGGGCAAGGCGGGCACAACGCGGCGCTGTTGGTGGGCGACTTCTTCCGCGACATGCTGAAACAAAAGCTCATCGATACCAAGGCGAAGTTCCCGCAGCCGAAACGTCCGCCGCCGCTGATCGTCGCCGCGCCGCCGCAGGATGCGGCGGGCGCCGACGTGTCGAGCTCTAGCGGCGACAGCGGCGCGCCCGATGCGGCGCCGCTCGACACGTCGGCGCTGCCGCCCGGCTATGGCGTGGTCACCACGCGCGACGGCAGCACGACGCTCGTCATCGGCCCGGACGGCATCGAAGCGGTGCGCCGGCGCGACGAGCAGTCGCCCAATGATGCACTGGGCAATTTCCTGAGCAAGCTGGGGCGAAGCGGCGCCGGGCAGGCGTTTTCGGAACCGGGGAGATAG
- a CDS encoding AraC family transcriptional regulator translates to MPPPVLPNHQFWRDEALPFLEARAIHDGRAVCYARHAHETFSIGTVTGGQSIYVNGKVRERIAAGAVVVMNPGDAHACNPLGHQPWSYRMLYVDALWLNRLQHELGFSKNRGLRAFSTRVTYSPSLYAGLNQLYAILNDERAEQLHKHSAAISFFAEVQRQLDPAPGVPAEANHKLARAAEYIDAHCTRTLKLDEICTAADLSASYLIRAFKQRYGMTPHEYLLNRRIQFCRARLRRGQAIADLALEAGFADQAHFQRAFKRLVAATPGQYRG, encoded by the coding sequence GTGCCCCCTCCTGTACTCCCTAATCACCAGTTCTGGCGCGATGAGGCGCTGCCGTTTCTAGAAGCCCGCGCCATTCACGACGGCCGCGCCGTCTGCTATGCGCGGCATGCGCACGAAACGTTCTCGATTGGGACGGTCACTGGCGGGCAGAGCATCTATGTCAATGGCAAGGTTCGGGAACGCATTGCGGCCGGCGCCGTCGTCGTGATGAATCCGGGCGATGCCCATGCCTGCAATCCGCTCGGCCACCAACCATGGTCATATCGCATGCTCTACGTGGATGCACTCTGGCTCAATCGCCTGCAGCACGAGCTGGGCTTCAGCAAGAACCGGGGCTTGCGGGCATTTTCAACGCGCGTGACATACAGCCCCAGCCTGTACGCCGGCCTGAACCAGCTGTACGCGATATTGAACGACGAGCGCGCAGAACAGTTGCACAAGCATAGCGCTGCCATCAGCTTCTTCGCCGAAGTGCAGCGACAGCTCGACCCTGCACCCGGCGTGCCGGCCGAAGCGAACCACAAACTGGCGCGCGCCGCCGAATACATCGACGCGCATTGCACGCGCACCCTGAAGCTGGATGAAATTTGCACGGCGGCCGATCTTTCCGCGTCCTACCTGATCCGCGCATTCAAGCAGCGCTACGGCATGACGCCGCATGAATATCTGCTCAACCGCCGCATCCAGTTCTGCCGCGCACGGCTGCGACGCGGCCAGGCGATTGCCGACCTGGCACTGGAGGCGGGGTTCGCCGACCAGGCGCATTTCCAGCGCGCATTCAAGCGGCTGGTGGCAGCCACGCCCGGCCAGTATCGGGGATAA
- a CDS encoding LysE family translocator, with protein MSGILSMAAFALASSISPGPVNLVALGAGARYGLRPSMQHVTGATLGFTLLLLLTGLGLYELMRQWPQLTDAVRWAGIAFLFFMAYKLVSDDGTLDAGGPAQSPSFMYGAAMQWLNPKAWLAALAGMGAYAIDGNRMLVWQFTAIYFVICYGSIACWALAGSMLRKYLHEPRHVRLLNRLMAAFIAVSAAGLLAA; from the coding sequence ATGAGCGGCATTCTTTCCATGGCAGCATTTGCGCTGGCATCATCGATTTCCCCCGGCCCGGTCAATCTCGTTGCGCTAGGCGCCGGCGCCCGCTACGGCTTGCGCCCCAGCATGCAGCATGTGACGGGCGCGACGCTGGGCTTTACGCTGCTGCTCTTGCTGACCGGCCTGGGCTTGTACGAACTGATGCGCCAGTGGCCGCAATTGACCGATGCGGTTCGCTGGGCCGGCATCGCCTTCCTCTTCTTCATGGCCTACAAGCTGGTGAGCGATGACGGAACGCTGGATGCGGGCGGGCCGGCGCAAAGCCCCTCGTTCATGTACGGTGCAGCGATGCAATGGCTCAATCCGAAGGCATGGCTGGCTGCGCTGGCCGGCATGGGCGCGTATGCCATTGATGGAAACCGCATGCTGGTCTGGCAGTTCACGGCGATCTATTTCGTGATTTGCTACGGATCGATTGCGTGCTGGGCCTTGGCCGGTAGCATGCTGCGCAAATACTTGCATGAGCCCCGGCATGTCCGCTTGCTGAACCGCCTGATGGCCGCATTCATCGCCGTGAGCGCAGCCGGCCTGCTTGCGGCGTAG
- the trpS gene encoding tryptophan--tRNA ligase, protein MTQTAHTTILTGDRPTGPLHLGHFVGSLRNRVAYQHDYRQFIMLADAQALTDNMDDPGKVHRNVIEVALDYLAVGIDPARSTVFIQSQLPELAELTFYYLNLVTVARLERNPTVKEEIRLRGFERDIPAGFLCYPASQAADITAFKATLVPVGEDQVPMIEQTNEIVRRFNRIAGRDVLVEATALVPPVGRLPGIDGKAKMSKSLGNTINLGATPDEIRAAVKKIYTDPLHLRVEDPGHLEGNVAFTYLDAFDPDQAGLAELKARYVRGGVADSLVKRRLEDCLQELLTPIRARRKQLAQDRGHILQVLREGTEKARAVAASTLDEVKAALGLRHF, encoded by the coding sequence ATGACACAAACCGCCCATACCACCATCCTGACCGGCGACCGCCCGACCGGGCCCTTGCACCTCGGCCATTTCGTCGGCAGCCTGCGCAACCGCGTGGCCTACCAGCACGACTACCGGCAATTCATCATGCTGGCCGACGCCCAGGCCCTGACCGACAACATGGACGACCCCGGCAAGGTGCATCGCAACGTCATCGAAGTCGCCCTCGATTATCTGGCGGTGGGCATCGATCCGGCGCGCTCGACCGTGTTCATCCAGTCGCAGCTGCCGGAGCTGGCCGAGCTGACCTTCTATTACCTGAACCTGGTCACGGTGGCCCGGCTGGAGCGCAATCCGACGGTCAAGGAAGAAATCCGCCTGCGCGGCTTCGAGCGCGACATCCCGGCCGGCTTCCTGTGCTATCCGGCCAGCCAGGCGGCCGACATCACCGCCTTCAAGGCGACGCTGGTGCCGGTCGGCGAAGACCAGGTGCCGATGATCGAGCAAACCAATGAAATCGTGCGCCGCTTCAACCGCATCGCCGGCCGCGACGTGCTGGTCGAAGCCACCGCGCTGGTGCCGCCGGTGGGGCGCCTGCCGGGCATCGATGGCAAGGCGAAGATGAGCAAGTCGCTCGGCAACACCATCAACCTGGGCGCGACGCCCGACGAGATCCGCGCGGCAGTCAAGAAAATCTATACCGACCCGCTGCATCTGCGGGTCGAGGACCCGGGCCACCTCGAAGGGAACGTCGCCTTCACCTATCTGGATGCCTTCGACCCCGACCAGGCGGGCTTGGCCGAGCTGAAGGCGCGCTACGTACGCGGCGGGGTGGCCGATAGCCTGGTCAAGCGCCGCCTGGAAGACTGCCTGCAGGAATTATTGACACCGATCCGCGCGCGTCGCAAACAGCTTGCGCAAGACCGTGGCCATATCCTGCAGGTGCTCAGGGAAGGCACCGAGAAGGCGCGCGCCGTAGCGGCCAGCACGCTGGACGAAGTCAAGGCGGCGCTCGGCCTGCGCCATTTCTGA
- a CDS encoding DUF2798 domain-containing protein, protein MTTLLHASVAPTQLLRRSRALASMLPALLLSGVVMLVTSAVLRLMWLGAGNDFVGAWMEAWLTSWPIAFPLTYVLGPVTRWLARSLKQDARAA, encoded by the coding sequence ATGACCACGCTGTTGCATGCATCTGTGGCTCCGACGCAACTCTTGCGCCGTTCGCGCGCGCTGGCGTCGATGTTGCCGGCATTGCTGTTGAGCGGGGTGGTCATGTTGGTGACGAGCGCCGTGCTGCGCCTGATGTGGCTGGGCGCCGGCAACGATTTCGTCGGTGCCTGGATGGAAGCCTGGCTGACGTCGTGGCCGATCGCCTTTCCGCTGACCTATGTGCTCGGTCCGGTCACGCGCTGGCTGGCGCGCAGTCTCAAGCAGGACGCCCGCGCCGCGTAG
- a CDS encoding LysR family transcriptional regulator produces MSFLTLDLNLLRVFDAVMTEQNLTRAASRLAMTQPAVSNALRRLRDALGDELLIRTAHGVKPTPRAENLWPSVRRALSELEEAIEPEQTFDIASAQTTFRMAMADATAALWLPSLVRSIEREAPGIMVRMVPLTTREPRPMLLRGDIDLAVGFFPGVVAQLAGGQQNVSVSPIRHEQLYSGRYVCVMRKNHPLAGRELTVDSYCAANHVLVSFSGRAHGLVDEALAQLGRERRILLTVNQFFTAGRVVATSDLIMVLPQHLIASTGMPGGSLVMKELPFAMPNMHIDLLWHERDTRSPAHKWLRAHLSGTTRETMTKAGIVPVA; encoded by the coding sequence ATGAGCTTTCTGACACTGGATCTGAATCTGCTGCGTGTGTTTGACGCGGTGATGACTGAGCAAAACCTGACGCGCGCCGCCAGCCGTCTTGCAATGACGCAACCCGCGGTCTCGAACGCCTTGCGGCGCCTGCGCGACGCGCTCGGCGACGAATTGCTGATCCGCACCGCGCATGGCGTCAAGCCCACGCCACGCGCCGAAAACCTGTGGCCATCGGTGCGGCGCGCGCTGTCGGAACTGGAAGAAGCGATCGAGCCGGAACAGACCTTCGATATCGCCAGCGCGCAGACAACATTCCGTATGGCAATGGCCGACGCGACTGCGGCGCTCTGGCTGCCGTCGCTGGTACGCTCGATCGAGCGCGAGGCGCCGGGCATCATGGTGCGCATGGTGCCGCTGACGACGCGCGAGCCGCGCCCGATGTTGTTGCGAGGCGACATCGACCTGGCGGTTGGCTTTTTCCCGGGCGTCGTCGCTCAGCTCGCCGGCGGCCAGCAGAACGTGTCGGTTTCGCCGATCCGGCACGAGCAGCTGTATTCGGGCCGCTACGTGTGCGTCATGCGCAAGAACCATCCGCTGGCCGGCCGCGAGCTGACGGTCGATTCCTACTGCGCGGCGAATCATGTGCTGGTGAGCTTTTCCGGCCGCGCCCACGGCCTGGTGGACGAGGCGCTGGCGCAGCTGGGACGCGAACGGCGCATCCTGCTGACGGTCAACCAGTTCTTCACCGCCGGGCGCGTGGTGGCCACCTCCGACCTGATCATGGTGCTGCCGCAGCACCTGATCGCCTCCACCGGCATGCCCGGCGGCTCGCTGGTGATGAAGGAGCTGCCGTTCGCGATGCCGAACATGCACATCGACCTGCTGTGGCATGAACGCGATACGCGCAGCCCGGCGCACAAGTGGCTGCGCGCGCACCTGAGCGGCACGACCAGGGAAACGATGACGAAAGCGGGAATCGTGCCGGTGGCGTAA